A genomic window from Haliaeetus albicilla chromosome 10, bHalAlb1.1, whole genome shotgun sequence includes:
- the SLC22A31 gene encoding putative solute carrier family 22 member 31 produces MSAAAAEGGGACWRRPRCRRAAGGWAPCLALALGWALGWALGAEPPHRCRPDAALLPPPLRRLAGTALLRAAVPRLRAGWSPCQLYRYRPAGTGSGSGSGSARPNGTGPCTRGWHYALPAAGLRSNLVTQWDLVCASRWKVPLEQTTHLLGWMLGSVAAGLACDRFGRRPAFVASLVLAVPLGLGVALAVDFVMVLVARLLFGAALAGAFLSLYVARLELCDPPHRLGVTMVAGFFWIAGELLLPGLAVLCRDWRVLQGAVTMILALLAACWWCPALLPESPRWLLATRQLEKARKTLQALAENSGPGSDDSSCHQESLLEELESLSEGSPQPRYHAVCEIFGTRVIWKNGVILGFAAFIGSGIRHCFTRNLAPHLPHFFSSYYVVVGTEAAACLFVCLTAERFGRRAVLLLCTVLTGISSLLLLALTQYLLDLIVLTLSVVGITASHAVTMLSIFFASEVLPTVVRGAGLGLVVGASFVGKAAAPITAIPNSRGFFLHHVVFASFAILAVLSIMLLPESQGRSLPQSLQDGESQRRPPLFHRPRREDHLPLLAPHGIPHDYSHLTAKRMLGSPAAPP; encoded by the exons ATGTCGGCAgcagcggcggagggggggggcgcCTGCTGGCGTCGTCCCCGTTGccgccgggcggcgggggggtgggCTCCGTGCTTGGCGCTGGCGCTGGGGTGGGCGCTGGGGTGGGCGCTGGGCGCGGAGCCCCCCCACCGCTGCCGGCCCGACGCCGCgctcctgccgccgccgctgcgccGCCTGGCGGGGACCGCGCTGCTCCGCGCCGCCGTCCCGCGCCTCCGCGCCGGCTGGAGCCCCTGCCAGCTCTACCGATACCGAcccgccggcaccggcagcggGAGCGGCAGCGGGAGCGCCCGGCCCAACGGCACCGGGCCCTGTACGCGAGGCTGGCACTacgccctgcccgccgccggccTCCGCTCCAACCTCGTCAcgcag TGGGACCTGGTGTGCGCCTCGCGCTGGAAGGTGCCCCTGGAGCAGACCACACACTTGCTGGGCTGGATGCTGGGCAGCGTCGCTGCCGGACTGGCCTGCGACAG GTTCGGCCGCCGTCCCGCTTTCGTGGCGTCCCTGGTGCTGGCGGTGCCCCTGGGCCTCGGCGTGGCGCTGGCCGTGGACTTCGTCATGGTCCTGGTCGCACGGCTGCTCTTCGGGGCGGCACTGGCGGGCGCCTTCCTCTCCCTCTACGTGGCAC GGTTGGAGCTGTGCGACCCCCCGCACCGGCTGGGGGTGACGATGGTGGCCGGCTTCTTCTGGATCGccggggagctgctgctgccgggGCTGGCCGTGCTTTGCCGGGACTGgcgggtgctgcagggtgccgTCACCATGatcctggctctgctggctgcctgctggTG GTGCCCGGCGCTGCTGCCGGAGTCACCGCGCTGGCTGCTGGCCACGCGGCAGCTGGAGAAGGCCAGGAAGACCCTGCAGGCACTGGCCGAAAACAGCGGCCCCGGCTCCGACGACAGCTCCTGCCACCAGGAGAGCCTTCTCGAGG agctggagtcCCTGTCTGAGGGGTCCCCGCAGCCCCGGTACCACGCCGTCTGCGAGATTTTCGGCACCAGGGTCATCTGGAAGAACGGCGTCATCCTCGGCTTCGCGGC GTTCATCGGCTCCGGCATCCGTCACTGCTTCACCCGCAACCTGGCCCCCCACCTGCCCCACTTCTTCTCCTCTTACTACGTGGTGGTGGGCACCGAGGCGGCCGCCTGCCTCTTCGTCTGCCTGACGGCCGAGCGCTTCGGGCGCCGCGCCGTCCTCCTGCTCTGCACCGTCCTCACCGGcatctcctctctcctgctgctggccctCACCCAGT ACCTGCTGGACCTCATTGTCCTGACCCTGTCTGTTGTGGGCATCACCGCCTCCCATGCCGTCACCATGCTCAGCATCTTCTTTGCCAGCGAGGTGCTCCCCACCGTGGTCAG GGGTGCCGGGCTGGGTCTCGTCGTGGGGGCCAGCTTCGTGGGCAAGGCGGCCGCCCCCATCACCGCCATCCCCAACAGCCGGGGTTTCTTCCTGCACCACGTGGTGTTCGCCTCCTTCGCCATCCTCGCCGTCCTCAGCATCATGCTGCTCCCGGAGAGCCAGGGCCGCAGCCTGCCTCAGTCTTTGCAGGATGGCGAGAGCCAGCGCCGGCCACCCCTCTTCCACCGGCCCCGCCGTGAGGACCACCTACCCCTGCTTGCCCCCCACGGCATCCCCCACGACTACTCCCACCTCACCGCCAAGAGGATGCTGGGCTCCCCGGCCGCCCCACCGTGA
- the CDH15 gene encoding cadherin-15: protein MGPPLLLACLLAPLCARGTSPAQPGAAALGSPQAWQQHEGPRRVKRAWVIPPISVSENHKRIPHLLVQIKSDKQQPGGVIYSIKGPGVDEEPLGIFSIDKFSGKVFLNAMLDREENDRFRLKAFALDLGGVTLEDPTDLEIIVVDQNDNRPLFQQDIFTGRVVEGAEPGTCVMTVDATDADDPDTDNAALRYSILEQGAGGMFSINATTGQICTARPGLDRETVGVYNLTVQAADMSGDGLTTTAIAVIYLEDINDNPPEFTKEEFSMEVEEQATGVDVGKVFVHDKDLAGSPNWLAKFTILEGDPEGAFAIRTDPYTNDGVLSVAKPLDHEVRDRFELTMSVQNEQPLEPTAPASPRALATVRVRVRDVNEAPIFRENPRRVSVLEGAPPGTPVTTYTASDPDTRQLQTLTYALLYDPADWLQLDPHVGTVRTKRELLHPSAFLQGGWYIALVLARDDAEPPLSATGTLSIEILEVNDHAPLLQPPAGVVCGRPGRGGTLLLGATDDDRPPHAAPFHFQLSPQHPQLARNWSITRFNVTHAVLAVLVELPEGPYSLPLLLRDSGTPPQERQQLLNISVCHCGRDGTCEDGVLAAATAGAGITLGALMIILGSSILLLVLVGLGAARARGRRRALRKGLLQRSGDDMRDNILNYDEQGGGEEDQDAYDINQLRHPELFSPRAKPPVRRDAPLSSATPPAPRKLPNSPSDIEDFINEGLEAADNDPSVPPYDTALIYDYEGSGSVASPLSSIVSSLTDEDQDYDYLSEWGPRFRRLADLYGQ from the exons GGtaccagcccagcccagccgggTGCCGCAGCCCTGGGCAGCCCCCAGGCCTGGCAGCAGCACGAGGGTCCACGGCGGGTGAAAAGAGCCTGGGTGATCCCCCCCATCAGCGTCTCGGAGAACCACAAGCGCATCCCCCACCTCCTGGTGCAG ATCAAGTCGGACAAGCAGCAGCCCGGGGGGGTGATCTACAGCATCAAGGGGCCGGGGGTGGACGAGGAGCCCCTGGGCATCTTCTCCATTGACAAGTTCAGCGGGAAGGTCTTCCTCAATGCCATGCTGGACCGGGAGGAGAACGACCGCTTTCGG CTGAAAGCCTTCGCACTGGACCTGGGTGGCGTGACTCTGGAGGACCCCACTGACCTGGAGATCATCGTGGTGGACCAGAACGACAACCGGCCGCTCTTCCAGCAGGACATCTTCACGGGGCGCGTGGTGGAGGGGGCTGAACCAG GGACCTGCGTAATGACGGTGGATGCCACCGACGCCGACGACCCCGATACAGATAACGCGGCGCTGCGGTACTCCATCCTGGAGCAGGGCGCTGGCGGCATGTTCAGCATCAACGCCACCACCGGCCAGATCTGCACCGCGCGACCCGGCCTTGACCGCGAG ACCGTGGGGGTGTACAACCTGACGGTGCAGGCAGCCGACATGTCCGGGGATGGGCTTACCACCACCGCCATAGCCGTCATCTACCTGGAGGACATCAACGACAACCCTCCTGAGTTCACCAAGGAGGAG TTCTCCATGGAGGTGGAGGAGCAGGCAACCGGCGTGGATGTGGGCAAGGTCTTCGTGCATGACAAGGACCTGGCCGGCTCGCCCAACTGGCTGGCCAAATTCACCATCCTGGAGGGCGACCCCGAGGGTGCCTTCGCCATCCGCACTGACCCCTACACCAACGATGGCGTGCTCTCTGTGGCCAAG CCACTGGACCACGAGGTGCGGGACCGCTTCGAGCTGACGATGTCAGTGCAGAATGAGCAGCCGCTGGAGCCCACggcccccgccagcccccggGCGCTGGCCACCGTGCGGGTGCGGGTGCGGGATGTGAACGAGGCACCCATCTTCCGTGAGAACCCGCGGCGGGTCAGCGTGCTGGAGGGGGCCCCCCCAGGCACCCCCGTCACCACGTACACTGCCAGCGACCCCGACACCCGCCAGCTCCAGACCCTCAC CTATGCACTGCTCTACGACCCGGCGGACTGGCTGCAGCTGGACCCCCACGTCGGCACTGTCCGCACCAAGCGGGAGCTGCTGCACCCCTCCGCCTTCCTGCAGGGTGGCTGGTACATCGCCCTGGTCCTTGCCCGCGATGATG CCGAGCCCCCGCTCTCCGCCACCGGCACCCTCTCCATTGAGATCCTGGAGGTGAACGACCATGCGCCCCTGCTGCAGCCGCCGGCTGGGGTGGTCTGCGGGCGCCCAGGACGAGGGGGGACCCTGCTCCTGGGGGCCACGGATGACGACCGGCCCCCCCACGCTGCCCCCTTCCACTTCCAgctcagcccccagcacccccagctcGCCCGCAACTGGAGCATCACCCGCTTCAATG TGACCCACGCGGTGCTGGCCGTGCTGGTGGAGCTGCCCGAGGGGCCCTACTCGCTCCCGCTGCTGCTCCGGGACTCGGGGACGCCCCCCCAGGAgcggcagcagctgctgaacaTCTCGGTGTGCCACTGCGGCCGGGACGGCACCTGCGAGGACGGTGTCCTGGCCGCTGCCACCGCCGGGGCCGGCATCACCCTCGGGGCCCTCATGATCATCCTTGGcagcagcatcctcctccttg tgctggtggggctgggggcggcaCGGGCGCGCGGGCGCCGGCGGGCTCTGCGCAAGGGGCTGCTGCAGCGCTCGGGGGACGACATGCGGGACAACATCCTCAACTACGACGAGCAAGGCGGGGGCGAGGAGGACCAG GACGCCTATGACATCAACCAGCTCCGGCACCCCGAGCTCTTCTCGCCGCGGGCCAAACCGCCAGTGCGCAGGGACGCCCCGCTCAGCTCCgccacccccccggccccccgcaaACTGCCCAACAGCCCCTCCGACATCGAGGACTTCATCAACGAG GGGCTGGAGGCGGCCGACAACGACCCCAGCGTGCCCCCCTACGACACGGCCCTCATCTACGACTACGAGGGCTCGGGCTCCGTCGCCAGCCCCCTCAGCTCCATCGTCTCCAGCCTGACGGACGAGGACCAGGACTACGACTACTTGAGCGAGTGGGGGCCACGGTTCCGGCGCCTCGCCGATCTCTACGGGCAGTAG